In a single window of the Alphaproteobacteria bacterium LSUCC0684 genome:
- a CDS encoding dimethylsulfonioproprionate lyase family protein, translating into MTLSRLFDELSALLSGDYTIEANAIKALQKADAEIDLKYQSSPLSAPFLEVMAQAEANPICDLIRDIPFHWAPPETSKDPLYKQHSHFKAHVELLGPTGLVPSSEVRVGLYGMLPHSEYGIRTHPAEETYLMLAGNAFWKRGDDAYEQLFTGQRSYHPSMMPHATRTEDSAFMSVYIWDGDISTDQYTYLGLPETSIEKSKITGTENRG; encoded by the coding sequence ATGACACTCTCACGGCTGTTTGATGAATTATCTGCGCTTCTTTCCGGTGACTACACGATTGAAGCGAACGCCATCAAGGCGTTGCAGAAGGCGGATGCCGAGATTGATCTGAAGTATCAATCATCCCCCCTGTCCGCACCTTTCCTTGAGGTGATGGCGCAGGCTGAGGCAAATCCCATATGTGATCTGATCAGGGATATCCCCTTTCACTGGGCGCCGCCTGAAACTTCAAAAGACCCTCTTTATAAACAACATAGCCATTTCAAGGCTCATGTGGAACTGCTTGGTCCGACCGGGCTTGTTCCATCCTCCGAGGTGCGCGTAGGGCTATATGGAATGCTGCCACATTCAGAATACGGTATCCGCACCCATCCGGCAGAAGAAACCTATCTCATGCTGGCAGGAAATGCGTTCTGGAAACGTGGCGATGATGCTTACGAGCAACTCTTTACCGGCCAGCGGTCCTATCACCCTTCCATGATGCCACACGCGACCCGGACAGAAGACTCCGCATTTATGTCGGTTTACATATGGGATGGGGATATCTCGACCGATCAATATACATATTTGGGGCTTCCTGAAACATCAATAGAGAAATCCAAAATTACTGGCACAGAAAATCGGGGCTAG
- a CDS encoding DNA gyrase inhibitor YacG translates to MAVKCPTCGNPGQGKHKPFCSQRCAQADLGRWLSGHYAVPAEEEPDSADLEALEKAIVEAMENGTLVPGEFRRKD, encoded by the coding sequence ATGGCCGTGAAATGCCCGACATGCGGAAACCCTGGTCAGGGAAAGCATAAGCCGTTCTGCTCACAGCGTTGCGCCCAGGCGGATCTGGGCCGCTGGCTTTCAGGCCATTATGCCGTGCCGGCTGAAGAGGAGCCTGACAGCGCCGATCTCGAAGCACTGGAAAAGGCTATTGTCGAGGCCATGGAAAACGGCACGCTTGTTCCGGGTGAGTTTCGCCGCAAGGATTAG